One stretch of Lysinibacter cavernae DNA includes these proteins:
- a CDS encoding O-antigen ligase family protein: MSDAKTRLAISALAITTFAYALGGNGVRNLIGWPAYVVLTVIIVALNAVAFLIVRPERFRWYRLPKSLILFLLLATASIAWSAYRAETILGATAQILTTIAAISIAFVLTWPELIRALGTSLRYLLGLSLLFELYVSVVVGEKLLPLWMERPEGKVSPLLWWSRDLLFSGGPIQGLVGSSVLLGFLALLGLIVFGIQVAGRSIRLVPGVFWLCVSALTLALTRPATVIIALVVVLVALAFALWARTVGPEARRPLYLTFGGIAILSVPLVWLLRTPLLGLLGKSSDLTGRIDIWEAVTQLAEQRPAFGWGWVSYWPTWVEPFKSLYTRNGLPVPHAHNAWLDVWFQLGIVGLVIFALLVGLTLWRSWFRAVDRPQRYPGEVLPYAASTLLPLLIMVALIVQSLSESRILSEGGWLLLTVLAIKTKTDFAVPSTSGDEPIPAWRDVPLR, from the coding sequence ATGAGCGACGCGAAAACCAGATTGGCGATCAGCGCCCTTGCCATCACCACCTTCGCCTATGCGCTCGGGGGAAACGGCGTGCGCAACCTGATCGGTTGGCCTGCATATGTTGTTCTGACGGTCATCATTGTGGCACTCAACGCCGTCGCATTCCTGATAGTTCGGCCAGAACGCTTTCGCTGGTATCGCCTCCCGAAGTCGCTTATCCTCTTTTTGCTGCTCGCGACCGCATCGATCGCGTGGTCTGCGTACCGCGCCGAAACGATTCTTGGGGCCACCGCGCAGATCTTGACCACGATCGCCGCTATCTCGATTGCGTTTGTGCTGACCTGGCCGGAACTGATTCGTGCCCTCGGCACATCCCTGCGTTATCTCCTTGGGCTCTCGCTCCTCTTTGAACTCTATGTGAGTGTTGTTGTCGGCGAAAAGCTGTTGCCGTTGTGGATGGAGCGCCCAGAAGGCAAGGTGTCGCCGCTCCTGTGGTGGAGCCGCGATCTCCTCTTCTCCGGCGGACCAATTCAAGGGCTTGTTGGCAGTAGTGTCCTTCTCGGGTTCCTTGCCCTGCTCGGGTTAATCGTCTTTGGCATCCAGGTTGCTGGGCGGAGCATCAGGCTCGTTCCTGGGGTGTTCTGGCTGTGCGTTTCGGCGCTCACGCTTGCCCTCACCCGACCTGCAACGGTCATCATCGCGCTCGTAGTTGTTCTCGTCGCACTCGCATTCGCGTTGTGGGCGCGCACGGTTGGCCCCGAAGCCCGGCGTCCGCTCTATCTCACATTTGGTGGCATCGCAATTCTTTCGGTTCCCCTTGTGTGGCTACTGCGGACACCATTGCTTGGGCTGCTGGGCAAGAGCAGTGATCTCACCGGTCGAATCGACATTTGGGAGGCAGTTACTCAACTCGCTGAACAGCGCCCGGCCTTTGGATGGGGATGGGTCAGCTATTGGCCAACGTGGGTCGAGCCGTTTAAGAGTCTTTACACCAGGAACGGGCTTCCTGTCCCCCACGCACACAACGCCTGGCTTGATGTTTGGTTCCAGCTCGGCATCGTCGGGCTTGTCATCTTTGCCCTTCTCGTTGGACTGACGCTCTGGCGTTCCTGGTTCAGGGCCGTAGATCGGCCACAACGGTACCCAGGCGAGGTGCTCCCGTACGCGGCATCCACGTTGCTCCCCCTCCTCATCATGGTTGCGCTGATCGTGCAGTCACTGAGCGAGAGCCGTATCCTCAGCGAAGGCGGCTGGCTCCTGCTGACCGTGCTTGCTATCAAAACCAAAACTGACTTTGCTGTTCCGTCTACTTCCGGTGACGAGCCAATCCCGGCCTGGCGCGATGTACCGCTGCGATAG
- a CDS encoding O-antigen ligase family protein, whose protein sequence is MTSSLPDPIAAAQRFFGSAEFSSILTTVIFGTLFSSHALIRMLGNPGFSAMVATLVVAALLSAISQHREVSWSERIPLTVVVFVLWCALSVAWTSKTGATLSALNFQIGVALLGLYIGAFRDVIQMVRALGNALRVLLGVSLGLEILSGLLIDMPIVFLGIEGHLAQGGPIQGIFGSRNDLAFVAVIALITFGIEWRTRSVPPGLAWGSIVLATALLLFSGSAIQIGVAFCVAVTLLAMMAIRRRPLAERRNWQIVFFTGAALAAFLAWMFRSPIVTQLRATKELETRLTLWQSVMDTARQHPLEGWGWVGAWPNGVQPYFAINFDDGTRHQSALGAFFDLYLQVGLVGLALFVVLLVVALVRSLLVATSRQSVVYLWPSLVLVALSITSLAESTILTGAGWLLLVIAASAASQNMSWRNRLRPTLADLSP, encoded by the coding sequence ATGACCTCTTCCCTCCCCGATCCAATTGCCGCGGCACAGCGGTTCTTTGGGAGCGCCGAATTCTCGTCGATCCTGACGACGGTCATCTTTGGCACGCTCTTTTCCTCACACGCTCTGATTCGGATGCTCGGCAACCCGGGCTTCTCCGCGATGGTCGCAACGCTGGTTGTGGCTGCACTCCTCTCGGCGATCAGCCAGCACCGCGAGGTCAGCTGGTCAGAGCGAATCCCACTGACGGTTGTGGTCTTTGTCTTGTGGTGCGCCCTCAGCGTGGCGTGGACAAGCAAGACAGGTGCGACCCTGAGCGCTCTGAATTTTCAGATCGGAGTCGCGCTACTCGGCCTGTACATTGGCGCCTTCCGTGACGTTATTCAGATGGTCAGGGCACTCGGAAACGCACTCCGTGTGCTCCTCGGTGTCTCCCTTGGGCTCGAGATCCTATCTGGCCTCCTGATTGACATGCCGATTGTGTTTCTTGGCATCGAGGGGCACCTCGCTCAGGGTGGTCCTATCCAGGGCATTTTTGGCAGTCGTAACGACCTCGCGTTTGTTGCGGTAATTGCCCTCATCACCTTTGGGATCGAGTGGAGAACCCGCTCAGTGCCTCCGGGTCTCGCGTGGGGTTCAATTGTGCTGGCAACAGCGTTGCTGCTCTTTTCTGGTTCAGCCATTCAAATCGGCGTAGCATTCTGCGTGGCGGTGACGTTGCTTGCCATGATGGCCATCCGACGCCGGCCACTGGCGGAACGCAGAAATTGGCAGATCGTGTTCTTCACTGGTGCCGCGCTTGCGGCATTCCTCGCGTGGATGTTCCGCAGCCCCATCGTTACCCAGCTCAGGGCAACCAAGGAGCTCGAGACGCGACTCACACTCTGGCAATCGGTCATGGATACCGCTCGCCAACACCCACTCGAAGGTTGGGGCTGGGTCGGTGCGTGGCCAAATGGCGTGCAGCCATATTTTGCGATCAACTTCGATGACGGCACACGCCACCAGTCAGCGCTTGGGGCATTCTTTGATCTCTATCTCCAAGTCGGCCTTGTTGGCCTTGCCCTCTTTGTGGTGCTGCTCGTTGTTGCCCTCGTCCGATCGCTCCTTGTCGCTACAAGTCGTCAGAGCGTTGTCTACCTGTGGCCGTCACTTGTCCTCGTTGCGCTGAGCATCACATCACTCGCCGAAAGCACAATACTGACGGGAGCTGGTTGGCTCCTGCTCGTTATCGCGGCTTCCGCAGCATCCCAAAACATGTCGTGGCGAAATCGTCTGCGCCCAACACTCGCGGACCTCTCGCCGTAG
- a CDS encoding glycosyltransferase — translation MNESSRELPVEHDDSCSTVSVALGTYNGAAYLETQLLSILTQTRPVSQIVLSDDNSSDDSVAIAKAVVGRHNERGGAPVQLVVLENSVNLRVTKNFEQAIRACTGDLVLLSDQDDTWHPTKVSRLTEVLFSPTGQAPLLAFTDARLVDERGHPLGLTLFEAIEVSASERAEVASGRAFEALLRRNLATGATVAFRRELLTHALPIPEEWVHDEWLAVIAAAVGSVAIVDEPLVDYRQHGANVIGARQQSFWQKLRKLVKPRRDRNRRLFDRARTLAPRLQDLEGVSDERRLAAQQKLEHETVRIRLPRSRFGRIRPILRELKTGRYSLYDYGKKDAVRDFLQPDR, via the coding sequence ATGAATGAGTCGAGTCGAGAGCTACCCGTTGAGCATGACGACTCGTGTTCAACCGTCTCTGTTGCGCTTGGTACCTACAACGGGGCGGCCTATCTTGAAACGCAGCTCCTCAGTATTCTGACGCAGACACGCCCAGTGAGCCAGATCGTTCTGTCTGACGATAACTCGTCTGATGACAGCGTCGCGATCGCGAAGGCAGTGGTTGGTCGGCACAATGAACGTGGTGGGGCGCCAGTCCAGTTGGTAGTTCTCGAAAACTCTGTGAACCTTCGAGTTACAAAGAACTTTGAGCAGGCGATTCGGGCCTGCACCGGTGACCTGGTCTTGCTGTCAGATCAGGACGATACCTGGCATCCAACGAAGGTCTCTCGCCTCACGGAGGTACTCTTTTCGCCGACGGGCCAGGCACCGCTGCTGGCGTTTACGGATGCTCGTCTCGTGGATGAGCGCGGTCATCCGCTCGGCCTCACGCTGTTTGAGGCAATCGAGGTGAGTGCTTCGGAGCGGGCAGAGGTCGCCTCTGGTCGAGCGTTTGAAGCGTTGCTTCGGAGAAATCTTGCCACGGGCGCGACTGTTGCATTTCGCCGTGAGCTGTTGACGCATGCCCTTCCGATCCCGGAAGAATGGGTGCACGATGAGTGGCTCGCCGTGATTGCGGCAGCCGTTGGCAGCGTGGCGATTGTTGATGAACCACTGGTGGATTACCGGCAACATGGTGCAAACGTGATCGGTGCGAGGCAACAAAGCTTTTGGCAGAAGCTTCGCAAACTTGTAAAACCGCGTCGTGATCGCAATCGACGACTCTTCGACCGTGCACGAACGCTTGCCCCTCGGCTGCAGGATCTTGAAGGTGTGAGCGACGAACGGCGGTTAGCCGCCCAGCAGAAGCTAGAACACGAGACGGTTCGCATTCGCCTTCCTCGCTCACGATTTGGGCGGATTCGCCCGATTCTACGTGAGCTGAAGACCGGCCGATACAGCCTGTACGACTACGGGAAAAAGGACGCCGTTCGAGATTTCTTGCAGCCAGACCGTTGA
- a CDS encoding UDP-glucose dehydrogenase family protein, whose translation MRLSVIGCGYLGAVHAACMATLGHDVVGIDVDVEKIAALNAGIPPFFEPGFPEILREALDSGRLSFSSTMASAAGAEVHFLAVGTPQSVEGDGADLSYVFGATRELLPHLSAGNVLVGKSTVPVGTAEALQEILDEAETGATVAWNPEFLREGFAVGDTLHPDRIVYGLAAGERGQRAKAQLDAVYASPLADGTPLIPTDFATAELVKVAANAFLATKISFINAMSEIADVVGADVTDLADAIGHDNRIGRRFLNAGVGFGGGCLPKDIRAFATRADELGVGSSLNFLREVDSINLRQRERVAALALAQLGTDPTGKRAVVLGLAFKPNSDDMRDSPALDVALRLHDAGVNVVSVDPAAVPRAQQLHPQLTTTTDINAALTDAEVVVLATEWPEFVQLDPTAIHARVKTPTIIDARNALAPSDWREAGWTYIGLGRP comes from the coding sequence TTGCGACTCTCTGTCATCGGTTGTGGTTACCTCGGCGCTGTCCACGCCGCCTGCATGGCAACACTTGGACACGATGTTGTCGGCATCGACGTTGACGTTGAGAAGATAGCGGCCCTTAATGCTGGCATTCCACCGTTTTTTGAACCAGGATTCCCTGAGATCTTGAGGGAAGCACTTGATTCAGGACGGCTGTCTTTCAGCTCAACAATGGCTTCTGCAGCAGGAGCTGAGGTGCACTTCCTCGCCGTTGGGACCCCACAATCAGTTGAGGGAGACGGCGCCGACCTCAGCTATGTATTTGGGGCAACACGCGAGCTACTGCCGCACCTCTCAGCCGGCAACGTTCTCGTTGGTAAGTCAACCGTTCCGGTGGGAACAGCCGAGGCGCTCCAGGAGATCCTTGACGAAGCCGAAACCGGTGCCACTGTGGCGTGGAACCCCGAATTCCTCCGCGAAGGGTTCGCGGTGGGAGACACCTTGCACCCCGACCGAATCGTGTATGGCCTTGCGGCTGGGGAGCGCGGACAGCGGGCGAAGGCCCAGCTCGATGCGGTCTACGCTTCGCCTCTTGCCGATGGCACGCCTCTCATCCCTACCGATTTTGCAACCGCTGAGCTTGTCAAGGTCGCCGCAAACGCCTTTCTGGCAACCAAGATCTCATTCATAAACGCCATGTCTGAGATTGCAGACGTTGTTGGCGCCGATGTCACGGACTTAGCCGATGCAATCGGTCACGACAACCGAATCGGACGTCGTTTCTTGAACGCCGGCGTTGGTTTTGGTGGCGGCTGCTTACCAAAAGATATCCGCGCTTTTGCCACACGGGCAGACGAACTTGGAGTTGGCTCATCGCTGAACTTCTTGCGCGAGGTTGATAGCATCAACCTCCGTCAACGAGAACGCGTGGCCGCACTTGCGCTCGCTCAGCTCGGAACCGATCCAACAGGCAAACGCGCGGTCGTCCTCGGTCTCGCATTCAAACCAAACTCCGACGATATGCGAGACTCCCCCGCACTTGACGTCGCGCTTCGACTCCACGATGCGGGAGTGAACGTTGTCTCAGTGGATCCGGCAGCCGTGCCTCGAGCACAGCAGCTTCATCCCCAGCTCACGACGACCACAGATATCAACGCTGCCCTCACAGATGCAGAGGTTGTTGTTCTTGCCACGGAGTGGCCCGAGTTTGTGCAGCTCGATCCGACGGCGATTCACGCGCGCGTCAAGACACCCACCATC